The Intrasporangium calvum DSM 43043 sequence CCCAGGCCCGCAAGGAGTACATCGTGTCGCACGAGATGGTGAAGACCTGGATGTCGCCGTCCTGGAAGTCCTCGAGCCGGTCCCGGATCTCGCGCAGCTCCCCGGTGCAGATCCCGGAGAAGGCGAACGGGTAGAAGACGACCGCCGCGAACTTCCGCCCCCGGACTGACGAGAGCGTGACGTCGACGCCGTGCTGGTCGACCAGGGTGAAGTCAGGTGCCAGCTCGCCGACCTGTGGGGCACCGGCAGCTGACGTCGGGAAAGCAGTCGTCGTCATGCGCGCCAGTGTGCCAGTCGGTGCCGGTCGTCACTCAGCGACGGGGCCCCTTGGGTGGCATCAGTCGCGCGCCGGCCCACTCGGACGCCACGTTGACCTGGC is a genomic window containing:
- a CDS encoding peroxiredoxin; amino-acid sequence: MTTTAFPTSAAGAPQVGELAPDFTLVDQHGVDVTLSSVRGRKFAAVVFYPFAFSGICTGELREIRDRLEDFQDGDIQVFTISCDTMYSLRAWADLEGHFFPLLSDHWPHGAVATRYSVFNGEQGAPLRATFLVDRDGRVAWREINGPGEGRDFVAYRAALAELRHAATVQ